The following are from one region of the Amedibacterium intestinale genome:
- a CDS encoding YveK family protein, translating into MEDFKKNVENSDEIEIDLSRLFQEIKKKAKFIIFMAIIGAIIAFLFTTFFITKKYESTARVYLKPNTTETGTIDYNAINANSKMVNNYMLIMQGDSVLDKVTKTLKLEDKGEDFVKDSLSITNEAESEIIKVTAKTDDPQLSKDIVSATVDQFFTDVKAKLDVKNLMITDPAKVEDIPVSPNKKLNTLLGAFLGTMLSGGIVILRFMLDKRLHNKDDVESYLEIPVLAEIPYFED; encoded by the coding sequence GTGGAAGATTTCAAAAAGAATGTAGAAAATAGTGATGAAATTGAGATTGATTTAAGCAGATTATTTCAAGAAATTAAAAAGAAAGCTAAATTTATTATTTTCATGGCAATTATAGGTGCGATTATTGCATTTTTATTCACAACGTTCTTTATAACAAAAAAATATGAAAGTACTGCTAGAGTGTATTTAAAACCAAATACTACAGAGACTGGTACTATTGATTATAATGCAATAAATGCTAACTCTAAGATGGTCAATAACTATATGTTGATCATGCAGGGAGATAGTGTGCTGGATAAAGTAACAAAAACTTTAAAGCTAGAAGATAAAGGCGAAGACTTTGTAAAAGATTCTCTATCTATTACAAATGAAGCAGAGAGTGAGATTATTAAAGTAACTGCAAAAACGGATGATCCACAGTTATCAAAGGATATTGTTAGTGCAACTGTTGATCAGTTTTTTACAGATGTAAAAGCAAAACTAGATGTAAAAAACTTAATGATTACAGATCCTGCAAAAGTGGAAGATATACCAGTATCTCCTAATAAAAAGTTGAATACTTTGCTTGGAGCATTTTTAGGAACTATGCTTTCTGGGGGAATTGTTATTTTACGATTTATGCTAGATAAGAGATTACACAATAAAGATGATGTGGAATCTTATTTGGAAATTCCTGTACTTGCAGAAATTCCATACTTTGAGGATTAA
- a CDS encoding tyrosine-protein phosphatase, whose amino-acid sequence MKFIDIHNHFAWDIDDGMESKEQAMLALEGAKKDGVQAIMSTPHFIPGKQDRKDVEAMSSRMEELKNLARDYGIEIYFGSEIFLNDDYLEMLDNEWFYTLAGSGYALCEFDVRKNIIDFGDEPDDKLYEFTVRNMIPVIAHVERYFHKGVSLEKVREWVENGYIIQINRTSLLGMHGETAKKNAWKLLHAGLAHVVASDAHRASGNRICKLSDAYKLVADEIGEKNANILFYENPLHIIRNEELEDISVVKKKSFFDRLRRR is encoded by the coding sequence ATGAAGTTTATTGATATACATAATCATTTTGCTTGGGACATTGATGATGGAATGGAAAGTAAAGAGCAGGCTATGTTAGCTCTTGAAGGCGCAAAAAAAGATGGAGTACAAGCAATTATGTCTACACCGCATTTTATTCCAGGAAAACAAGATAGAAAAGATGTAGAAGCAATGAGCAGCAGAATGGAAGAGTTAAAGAACTTAGCTAGAGATTATGGAATTGAAATATATTTTGGAAGTGAAATATTTCTAAATGATGATTATCTGGAAATGCTGGATAATGAATGGTTTTATACACTTGCCGGTTCTGGATATGCATTATGTGAATTTGATGTTAGAAAGAATATTATAGATTTTGGTGATGAACCAGATGATAAATTATATGAATTTACAGTTCGCAATATGATTCCAGTTATTGCACATGTGGAAAGATATTTTCATAAAGGGGTATCGTTAGAAAAAGTTAGAGAATGGGTAGAAAACGGCTATATTATTCAAATTAATCGTACTAGTCTTCTAGGAATGCATGGAGAAACCGCAAAGAAGAATGCATGGAAATTATTACATGCAGGATTGGCTCATGTGGTAGCAAGTGATGCACACAGGGCAAGTGGAAATCGCATTTGCAAGTTAAGTGATGCATACAAGTTGGTGGCAGATGAAATTGGAGAAAAGAATGCCAATATTCTATTCTATGAAAATCCGCTTCATATAATTAGAAATGAAGAATTAGAAGATATTTCTGTAGTAAAAAAGAAATCTTTTTTTGATAGATTAAGGAGGAGATAA
- a CDS encoding CpsD/CapB family tyrosine-protein kinase: MERKVAPKRNDTKRKHKSSQFDYMEVYRQLRTNIEYSSFNKDVKVVNITSSNPTEGKSSVTSNLAMVSIAKYSKVLLIDCDLRKPVQHKIFKVSNKIGVSNLMKDVHDIDIDDERYFHKFKDKESDGKLYVLTSGKSVPNPQELLASEKFKDLIEKFKEKFDFIIIDCPPLNAVADAIPVSRITDGTVFVTSARDTDKRDAKDALTMLQRNGANVLGCVLTKVDKSTRSYYSYYGNEE; this comes from the coding sequence ATGGAAAGAAAAGTTGCTCCTAAAAGAAATGATACAAAGCGAAAACATAAAAGTTCTCAATTTGACTATATGGAAGTATATCGTCAGTTAAGAACAAATATCGAATATTCATCCTTCAATAAAGATGTTAAAGTTGTCAATATTACCAGCTCAAATCCTACAGAGGGGAAAAGCTCTGTTACAAGCAATCTTGCAATGGTTTCGATTGCCAAATATTCAAAAGTTCTATTAATTGACTGTGATTTGCGAAAACCAGTACAGCATAAAATTTTTAAAGTCTCTAATAAAATCGGTGTTAGTAATTTGATGAAAGATGTTCATGACATCGATATTGATGATGAAAGATATTTTCACAAATTTAAAGATAAAGAATCTGATGGAAAGCTATATGTGCTAACCAGTGGAAAATCAGTTCCAAATCCACAAGAACTTTTAGCAAGTGAAAAATTTAAAGATTTAATTGAAAAATTCAAAGAAAAATTTGATTTTATTATTATTGACTGCCCGCCTTTAAATGCAGTTGCCGATGCAATTCCGGTTTCACGCATTACAGATGGAACTGTATTTGTAACATCAGCAAGAGATACAGATAAACGTGATGCAAAAGATGCTTTAACAATGTTACAAAGAAACGGAGCTAATGTACTTGGCTGTGTTTTAACAAAAGTAGATAAGAGTACACGTTCTTATTACAGTTATTACGGAAACGAAGAATAG